One Anaerobiospirillum thomasii DNA segment encodes these proteins:
- a CDS encoding LacI family DNA-binding transcriptional regulator, giving the protein MVSIVDVARHCGVTPSSVSRALNNKAGVSESLRQKIKQACIELNYAPNEVARTLITKESKLIGLIIPDLVSTYYASIAKGVNEYLRSQGYNVLLCDCNRDEHIEKDNIQFLKRQRVEGIIMVSVTASESDIKAIKDSGIQVVAADVELSDSISSVINDNYTGALQLFRHMIHQGCKNIGLILGNKRSKTTIDRLRAFKQVMEENAIEFNEHNIIYTDATFENGYKKTKGLLGKGIDSIFAINDSVALGAIKYCQDHGIKIPDDIKVAGYDDLEISSMISVPLTTVHQRKIFLGKKAAELLLQEIENAQDPIKIVLTPKLVVRASLGEKQ; this is encoded by the coding sequence ATGGTAAGTATTGTAGACGTGGCACGCCACTGCGGTGTAACACCTTCTTCAGTTTCAAGGGCTTTAAACAATAAGGCCGGTGTGTCTGAGAGTTTAAGACAGAAAATCAAACAGGCCTGTATTGAGCTTAATTATGCGCCAAATGAGGTGGCGCGTACTCTTATTACCAAAGAGAGTAAACTTATAGGTCTTATTATTCCCGATCTGGTATCGACCTATTATGCCTCTATTGCCAAAGGTGTTAACGAATATCTGCGCTCTCAGGGCTATAATGTGCTGCTGTGCGACTGCAACCGCGATGAGCATATTGAAAAGGATAATATTCAGTTTCTAAAAAGGCAGAGAGTTGAAGGCATAATCATGGTCTCTGTCACAGCCAGTGAAAGTGATATCAAGGCTATAAAGGATAGCGGCATACAGGTAGTAGCGGCCGACGTTGAGCTCTCTGATAGTATCTCCTCTGTTATCAATGACAACTATACAGGGGCACTGCAGCTCTTCAGGCACATGATCCATCAGGGTTGTAAAAATATAGGTCTTATCCTTGGCAATAAAAGATCTAAAACTACTATAGACCGACTGCGCGCCTTCAAGCAGGTTATGGAAGAGAATGCAATTGAGTTTAATGAGCACAATATAATCTATACGGATGCAACCTTTGAAAACGGATATAAAAAGACCAAGGGACTGCTTGGCAAAGGTATTGATTCAATCTTTGCCATTAATGATTCAGTGGCCCTTGGTGCCATTAAATACTGTCAGGATCATGGCATTAAAATACCTGATGATATCAAGGTTGCAGGCTATGATGATCTTGAAATCAGCAGCATGATAAGCGTGCCTTTGACCACAGTGCATCAGCGCAAGATCTTCCTTGGCAAAAAGGCTGCCGAGCTTTTGCTGCAGGAGATTGAGAATGCTCAGGATCCAATTAAAATAGTTTTAACTCCAAAGCTCGTGGTAAGAGCCTCACTTGGAGAAAAACAGTAG
- a CDS encoding RpiB/LacA/LacB family sugar-phosphate isomerase → MKIALVLENSQAPKNALIFKELNDVASAHGHEVFNYGMYSAEDKRFLTYVRNGLLASILLSTKAVDFVVTGCGTGEGACLACNAFPNVQCGHVTNPTDAYLFTQVNGGNAISLPYAQNFGWGGELNLRYTFEKLFVSPFGGGYPKERAEAEQANKKILDHVKTITHRPLIDILKDLDKDFVKGTIDDPKFAEMFYPNCQDDEIAAFLKSL, encoded by the coding sequence ATGAAAATTGCACTAGTTCTTGAAAACTCACAGGCCCCTAAGAACGCTCTTATTTTCAAAGAGCTCAACGATGTTGCATCAGCTCACGGCCATGAAGTATTCAACTATGGTATGTACAGCGCTGAAGACAAGAGATTTTTAACCTATGTAAGAAATGGTCTTTTAGCCTCTATTCTTCTATCAACCAAGGCTGTAGATTTTGTTGTAACAGGCTGTGGTACCGGTGAAGGTGCATGTCTTGCCTGCAATGCTTTCCCTAATGTACAGTGCGGTCATGTAACCAACCCAACTGATGCCTACCTCTTTACTCAGGTTAACGGTGGCAATGCCATATCTCTGCCATATGCCCAGAACTTTGGCTGGGGCGGTGAGTTAAATCTGCGCTACACCTTTGAAAAGCTGTTTGTAAGTCCATTTGGCGGCGGCTATCCAAAGGAGAGAGCTGAGGCTGAGCAGGCTAACAAGAAGATCTTAGATCATGTTAAGACCATTACCCACAGACCACTTATCGACATTCTAAAAGATCTTGATAAGGACTTTGTCAAGGGCACTATTGATGATCCTAAGTTTGCAGAGATGTTCTATCCAAACTGTCAGGATGATGAGATTGCAGCTTTCTTAAAATCACTTTAA
- a CDS encoding ExeA family protein, translating to MLYKEMEVKGKNVVIIVDEAHLVDHHNNRSTLQEIRFMLNCEFDSGNPLSLILSGQNELWDLIAHKDHKAIIQRIDQICKIPALDNWQVAQYIETHLKYAGTDDTIISSAAIEMISNASAGVPRVINKICTHSLIYAAKCRQSVINEDLVRAVIERELPPNMCLG from the coding sequence ATGCTCTATAAGGAAATGGAGGTCAAGGGCAAGAATGTAGTCATAATTGTAGATGAGGCTCACCTGGTAGATCATCACAATAATCGTAGCACTCTGCAGGAAATTAGATTTATGCTCAATTGCGAATTTGATTCTGGCAATCCTCTGAGTCTAATCCTCTCTGGCCAGAACGAGTTATGGGACTTGATAGCACATAAAGATCATAAGGCTATTATTCAGCGCATAGATCAGATCTGCAAGATTCCGGCTCTGGATAACTGGCAGGTTGCTCAGTACATAGAGACACATCTCAAATATGCAGGAACCGATGACACCATAATTTCATCGGCCGCTATAGAGATGATAAGTAACGCCTCAGCTGGCGTGCCTAGAGTTATCAACAAAATCTGCACACATTCTCTGATCTATGCAGCTAAATGCAGACAGTCTGTGATCAATGAAGATCTTGTTAGAGCTGTCATTGAAAGAGAACTGCCACCAAACATGTGTTTGGGATAA
- a CDS encoding IS1634 family transposase: MIYYEITYAVPQSRCYTQSEIRGGRPIKYLYMYTSFFRNEKGQSRNKSVIVGRVSETDPTLFHPNDKYFAITGAAIPQVVLDKKEERKAKKQKRGSKITSISHGVPVVNGDVVKGSSLILKKIFENTGLSDCIKKIFDKKESDYLTATACLIASGDSTMSNIDDFSKTFVFDEPEIGSVSDSTISRLFSLCEQEDIDSFFELWLKKHMDLNEAICYDVTSFSSYAQEIQHAEFGYNRDKEDLPQVNLGMFSSIKSKKPLYYSMYNGSLNDSTQLPYVINDAKRLGISTRNVCTFDRGFFSQKGITFLDNAGLKIIVGVSLSRYKQALEVIEALSNSQAYRLPKYELSEYPGIYGHRIEHTIEDVKGVLHIYHDMNKCYEDNKILSQEVAAEIEKIKEVNDDGMPITQRKAKSLCKFHNCIKDDSNPCGYVFKEDEDKIIKAQKLLGFFALFTTNSDLSGADVLSAYRHKDVQEKIFDTAKNTLDCDRLKIHNSNTARGKMFVIFMALVVHSFIQEVINKLKVEEPKRFIKMTYEKLLRELDDISIKRSKSDIFLTKALTKTQKIILGALGVDLSAIELV, from the coding sequence ATGATTTATTACGAAATAACATATGCTGTTCCTCAAAGCAGGTGCTATACACAGTCTGAAATACGTGGTGGCAGGCCTATTAAATATCTGTATATGTACACTTCCTTTTTTAGAAATGAAAAAGGACAGTCCCGCAATAAGTCTGTTATCGTTGGTCGAGTCAGTGAGACTGATCCAACACTGTTTCACCCTAATGACAAATATTTTGCTATTACCGGTGCGGCCATCCCTCAGGTGGTATTAGATAAAAAGGAAGAGCGTAAAGCTAAAAAGCAAAAAAGAGGTTCAAAGATTACATCTATTTCTCATGGTGTACCTGTGGTTAATGGTGATGTTGTTAAAGGCAGCTCTCTGATATTAAAAAAGATTTTTGAAAATACAGGTTTGAGCGACTGTATAAAAAAGATCTTTGATAAAAAAGAGTCTGACTATTTAACTGCAACAGCATGTCTTATAGCCTCTGGTGATTCAACCATGAGTAATATTGATGACTTTTCAAAGACATTTGTCTTTGATGAGCCTGAGATTGGCTCTGTTAGTGATTCAACAATATCAAGGCTGTTTTCTCTTTGTGAACAGGAAGATATAGATTCATTTTTCGAATTATGGCTGAAAAAACATATGGATCTGAATGAAGCAATATGTTACGACGTAACTTCATTTTCCTCATATGCACAAGAGATACAGCATGCTGAGTTTGGTTATAACAGAGATAAAGAGGATTTGCCACAGGTTAATCTTGGCATGTTCTCAAGTATAAAAAGTAAAAAGCCACTGTATTATTCAATGTACAATGGCTCTCTGAATGATTCTACGCAACTACCATACGTAATCAATGATGCCAAGCGTCTTGGTATCAGCACGCGCAATGTCTGTACCTTTGACAGAGGTTTCTTTAGCCAAAAAGGCATTACTTTTCTTGACAATGCGGGGCTAAAAATCATTGTTGGTGTTTCTCTTAGCAGGTATAAGCAAGCCCTTGAGGTTATTGAGGCTCTGTCTAACTCCCAGGCATATAGGTTGCCAAAATATGAATTGTCTGAATACCCAGGAATTTACGGCCATCGTATAGAGCATACAATAGAAGATGTAAAAGGTGTCCTGCATATTTACCATGATATGAATAAGTGTTATGAAGATAATAAAATACTCAGTCAAGAAGTTGCCGCTGAGATTGAAAAAATCAAGGAAGTTAATGATGATGGTATGCCAATAACACAAAGAAAAGCTAAGTCTCTGTGCAAGTTTCACAATTGCATAAAAGATGACAGTAACCCTTGTGGATACGTATTTAAAGAGGATGAAGATAAAATAATAAAAGCTCAGAAGCTGCTTGGCTTTTTTGCACTGTTTACTACTAACTCTGATCTTAGTGGCGCTGATGTACTGTCTGCCTACAGGCACAAAGATGTGCAGGAAAAGATCTTTGATACTGCCAAGAACACTTTAGACTGCGATAGATTAAAAATTCATAACTCTAATACTGCAAGAGGTAAAATGTTTGTGATTTTTATGGCTCTAGTTGTACACAGCTTTATACAGGAAGTTATAAATAAGCTAAAGGTCGAAGAGCCAAAACGCTTTATTAAAATGACCTATGAGAAACTACTAAGAGAGCTTGATGATATAAGTATTAAACGCTCGAAATCAGATATTTTTCTGACCAAAGCACTGACAAAAACCCAAAAAATCATCCTAGGTGCATTAGGAGTTGATCTGTCGGCTATAGAGCTGGTTTAA
- a CDS encoding DDE-type integrase/transposase/recombinase, producing MTIRKKKYIVDLDARLRILSALIIAKNTGCTDGTTFTAMIKMAAANAGCSVRTLQRWLERYINNGKDIQALKPSYKGSEPKAKTNRLFDAAIKIVIAYRKENMTLTVPQLLRVVESEFPDFVGLLKRSTVQLYLKRNNCNRTQIKKDTCDYREIYLRYRKKHVLDSVQCDVKELPKGLITDDSGISCNAYIQLCVDNHSRKIISFAVSTEQKVQLVTDSIKSLVCNLGIPKTLVLDNGSIYRSKILARAAYLLDMKLHYCRPYAAESKGMVERVNLDLNEIENDIKHLKNISIEGLREIVEIWVNEHNNRSHSTLDNKTPNQVFDADTFPRRFTTPDIINTAFRITKTRVIGKDGTVSINNISYKAIVDSSKGIYVNDSAEFMIDEKGIVYQVLDVKDIRVIEPLNLKSCPQPDYKTDTDNKAPADNACDKPAKTRGKGQGHKQRPDEVNTCPPRYCMALSRDKARRDGTYTTEDEFVRDFNSKFYKSTESRNMARGPEVASPYAVQSKINNDNNTL from the coding sequence ATGACCATAAGAAAGAAAAAATATATTGTCGATTTAGACGCCAGATTACGCATTCTGTCAGCGCTTATCATTGCCAAAAATACAGGATGCACTGACGGCACTACCTTTACTGCCATGATAAAAATGGCAGCTGCGAATGCAGGATGCTCGGTCAGGACATTGCAGCGTTGGCTGGAGCGATACATTAATAATGGTAAAGATATTCAGGCTTTAAAGCCATCCTATAAAGGCTCAGAGCCAAAGGCAAAGACCAATAGGCTCTTTGACGCTGCTATTAAGATTGTCATTGCATATCGCAAAGAAAATATGACTTTAACTGTGCCTCAGCTTTTACGTGTAGTTGAAAGTGAGTTCCCTGATTTTGTCGGTTTGCTAAAACGCTCTACAGTGCAGTTATATCTCAAGCGCAACAACTGCAACAGAACACAGATTAAAAAGGACACCTGCGATTACAGAGAGATTTATCTGCGCTACCGCAAAAAGCATGTGCTTGATTCTGTGCAGTGTGACGTAAAGGAGCTGCCTAAAGGTCTGATTACAGACGACAGTGGTATCAGCTGCAATGCCTATATACAGCTCTGCGTGGACAATCACTCAAGAAAAATCATTTCATTTGCTGTGTCGACAGAGCAGAAGGTACAGCTGGTGACAGACTCAATTAAATCACTGGTCTGCAATCTGGGTATACCTAAAACACTGGTTCTGGACAATGGCTCTATATATCGCAGCAAAATACTGGCCAGAGCTGCTTATCTGCTTGATATGAAGCTGCATTACTGCCGTCCATATGCAGCAGAGTCCAAGGGTATGGTTGAGAGAGTAAATCTGGATCTTAATGAAATTGAGAATGACATTAAACATCTGAAAAACATAAGTATTGAAGGTCTCAGGGAGATTGTGGAGATATGGGTTAATGAGCATAACAACAGATCACACTCAACCCTGGACAACAAGACGCCAAATCAGGTGTTTGATGCAGACACGTTTCCAAGGCGCTTTACTACTCCTGACATCATCAATACTGCTTTTAGAATTACTAAAACACGCGTTATAGGCAAGGACGGTACTGTGAGTATCAATAACATAAGCTATAAAGCTATTGTGGATTCCTCTAAAGGTATTTATGTCAATGACTCTGCAGAATTCATGATAGATGAAAAAGGCATTGTTTATCAGGTCCTGGATGTTAAAGATATAAGAGTCATTGAGCCTTTAAATCTCAAGAGCTGCCCTCAGCCAGATTATAAAACAGATACAGATAATAAGGCACCTGCAGACAATGCCTGTGACAAACCTGCAAAGACTAGAGGTAAAGGACAGGGACATAAACAGCGCCCTGATGAGGTCAACACATGCCCACCCCGCTACTGTATGGCTCTGTCACGAGACAAAGCCAGACGGGATGGCACCTATACTACTGAGGATGAGTTTGTCCGAGATTTTAACAGTAAGTTTTATAAGAGCACTGAGAGCAGAAATATGGCAAGAGGCCCAGAGGTGGCATCTCCATATGCTGTTCAAAGCAAAATCAACAATGATAACAACACTTTATAG